In the genome of Fusobacterium necrogenes, one region contains:
- a CDS encoding putative periplasmic lipoprotein: MKKKLVIFIGSLLLLGCSNTQQPKVEDFFIENTQTYTGGFENAGYKVDSKIVELDGKKFLVEDTTDTATTVQRVYYLDNDEILLLFTGEAQVADLSKLDINFGEVVLKAPLVVGKTWTSNGNRYEIISVSEDKVEVKKIFQSGIEKIFSYKK, encoded by the coding sequence ATGAAAAAGAAATTAGTAATTTTTATAGGGAGTTTATTACTTTTAGGTTGCTCAAATACTCAACAGCCTAAAGTAGAAGATTTTTTTATAGAAAATACTCAAACTTATACAGGTGGATTTGAAAATGCTGGTTATAAAGTAGATTCAAAAATAGTAGAATTAGATGGTAAAAAATTCTTAGTAGAAGATACAACAGATACAGCTACAACTGTTCAAAGAGTATATTACTTAGACAATGATGAGATACTATTATTATTTACAGGGGAAGCTCAAGTGGCCGATTTGTCTAAACTTGACATAAATTTTGGAGAGGTAGTATTAAAAGCTCCTCTAGTAGTTGGAAAAACTTGGACTTCTAATGGAAATAGATATGAAATAATATCAGTAAGTGAAGATAAAGTAGAAGTAAAGAAAATTTTCCAAAGTGGAATAGAGAAAATTTTTTCTTATAAGAAATAA
- a CDS encoding TIGR01212 family radical SAM protein (This family includes YhcC from E. coli K-12, an uncharacterized radical SAM protein.), producing MKRYNTLDNFFKTTFGKKIYKVSLDGGFTCPNRDGTLSRMGCIFCSEKGSGDFAGKRGDDIYNQIEEQLKLIEKKFPEGEVVAYFQNFTNTYGDVKYLREIYTKALSHPRVMGLAIATRPDCLGEDVLELLDELNKKYFLWVELGLQTINEEVAKRINRQYPLKTYVKATEELNKRNIKFVTHIIVGLPYEKEDDALETAIFSEKCGTWGVKIHLLHVLKNTILEEFYQKGEIKLQKKYEYVKKIVKILANLSYNIVIHRVTGDGNKNNLIGPLWSLNKRDVLNSIDKFMKEENIIQGVQKKE from the coding sequence ATGAAGAGATATAATACATTAGATAATTTTTTTAAAACAACCTTTGGGAAGAAAATATATAAAGTTTCTCTTGATGGAGGATTTACTTGTCCTAATAGAGATGGAACACTTAGCAGAATGGGATGCATATTTTGTAGTGAAAAAGGTAGTGGAGATTTTGCTGGGAAACGCGGAGATGATATATATAACCAAATAGAGGAACAACTAAAGCTCATTGAGAAAAAATTCCCAGAGGGAGAGGTAGTAGCATATTTTCAAAATTTTACTAATACTTATGGTGATGTGAAGTATTTGAGAGAGATTTACACAAAAGCTCTTTCACACCCTAGAGTTATGGGATTAGCTATTGCTACTAGACCAGATTGCTTAGGAGAAGATGTTTTAGAATTATTAGATGAATTGAATAAAAAATATTTTCTTTGGGTAGAATTAGGATTACAGACAATAAATGAAGAGGTGGCTAAGAGAATAAATAGGCAATACCCATTGAAAACTTATGTGAAAGCTACTGAAGAGTTAAATAAAAGAAATATAAAATTTGTCACACATATTATTGTAGGACTCCCTTATGAAAAAGAGGATGATGCTCTTGAAACTGCTATATTTTCTGAAAAATGTGGAACTTGGGGAGTAAAGATTCATCTTTTACATGTGCTTAAAAACACTATATTGGAGGAATTTTATCAAAAAGGTGAAATAAAATTACAAAAAAAATATGAATATGTGAAAAAAATAGTTAAAATTTTGGCAAATTTATCGTATAATATAGTTATACATAGAGTAACGGGTGATGGCAATAAAAATAATTTAATAGGACCTCTTTGGAGCTTAAATAAAAGAGATGTTTTGAATAGCATTGATAAATTTATGAAGGAAGAAAATATTATTCAAGGAGTTCAAAAAAAAGAGTAG
- a CDS encoding MurR/RpiR family transcriptional regulator: MGVLIKINSMLDNISSTERKVGEYVLNNPEKIKELNTYELANVTKTSQASVVRFAKRLGFRGFPDFKLSLSQDLGNRKAESHINIMHEEIKPEDNFEIIGRKIANENITAINETHEIADFEELEKAVVMLSKARKIMLAGIGFSGIVAKDFFYKLLELGKYAMIELDTHMQLSCLSTMGEKDVLFVISHSGKTKEMYHVVEVAKSRGVKVISMTSMAPNPIRDLADIKLNTVEMKSNSRSTPLYPRISQLTVIDMLYVKLMLENKNMQNYIFDAIELVQGFKIK, translated from the coding sequence ATGGGGGTACTGATAAAAATTAATAGTATGTTAGATAATATAAGTTCTACTGAAAGAAAAGTTGGGGAATATGTATTAAATAATCCAGAAAAAATAAAGGAGTTAAATACTTATGAGTTAGCTAATGTAACTAAAACAAGTCAGGCTAGTGTTGTAAGATTTGCTAAAAGACTTGGATTTAGAGGATTTCCAGATTTTAAATTATCTCTAAGTCAAGATTTGGGAAATAGAAAAGCAGAATCTCACATCAATATTATGCATGAAGAAATAAAGCCAGAAGATAACTTTGAGATCATAGGTCGAAAAATAGCTAATGAAAATATTACAGCTATTAATGAAACACATGAAATTGCAGATTTTGAAGAATTAGAAAAAGCTGTAGTTATGTTATCAAAAGCTAGGAAAATAATGCTTGCTGGAATAGGATTTTCTGGAATTGTAGCAAAAGATTTTTTCTATAAATTATTAGAATTAGGTAAGTATGCTATGATAGAGTTAGATACACATATGCAACTTAGTTGTCTAAGTACTATGGGAGAAAAAGATGTATTATTTGTTATATCACATAGTGGAAAAACAAAAGAGATGTATCATGTGGTAGAAGTAGCTAAAAGTAGAGGAGTAAAAGTTATATCTATGACAAGTATGGCACCTAATCCAATAAGAGATTTAGCAGATATAAAATTAAATACAGTGGAGATGAAAAGTAATTCTAGATCAACACCTTTATATCCTAGAATTTCACAACTTACTGTAATAGATATGTTGTATGTAAAATTAATGTTAGAAAATAAAAATATGCAAAATTATATCTTTGATGCTATTGAGTTAGTTCAAGGATTCAAAATAAAATAA
- the nagB gene encoding glucosamine-6-phosphate deaminase: MRVIITDKNVGDWAAAYVAKKINEFKPTKERPFVLGLPTGGTPLEMYKRLIQLNKDRIVSFENVVTFNMDEYVGLTPDNDQSYHYYMHHNFFDHINIPKENINILDGMAKNYKAECQRYEEKIKSYGGIHLFLGGIGPDGHIAFNEPGSSLSSRTRDKELTMDTIIANSRFFGGDINKVPRLALTVGVGTILDAKEVLIMVTGANKSRALQHGVEEGVNHMWTISALQLHRSGIIVSDEAACSELKVSTYRYFKDIEKDNLDSEKLLADLYAENK, from the coding sequence ATGAGAGTAATCATTACTGATAAAAATGTGGGAGATTGGGCAGCAGCATATGTGGCAAAAAAAATTAATGAATTTAAACCTACTAAAGAAAGACCATTCGTTTTAGGGCTGCCAACTGGAGGAACTCCATTAGAAATGTATAAAAGACTAATTCAATTAAATAAAGATAGAATTGTATCTTTTGAGAATGTAGTTACATTTAATATGGATGAATATGTAGGTCTAACTCCAGATAATGATCAAAGCTACCACTACTATATGCACCATAATTTCTTTGACCATATTAACATTCCGAAAGAAAATATTAACATATTAGATGGAATGGCAAAAAATTATAAAGCTGAGTGTCAAAGATATGAGGAGAAAATAAAATCTTATGGTGGAATTCATTTGTTCTTAGGAGGAATAGGACCAGATGGACATATAGCATTTAATGAGCCAGGTTCCTCTCTATCTTCAAGAACTAGAGATAAAGAATTAACAATGGATACAATAATAGCTAATTCAAGATTTTTTGGAGGAGATATAAATAAAGTTCCAAGACTTGCTTTAACAGTTGGAGTAGGAACTATATTAGATGCTAAAGAAGTATTAATAATGGTAACTGGAGCTAATAAATCAAGAGCTCTTCAACATGGAGTAGAAGAGGGAGTAAACCATATGTGGACAATATCAGCTCTTCAACTTCACAGAAGTGGTATAATAGTTTCTGACGAAGCTGCTTGTTCAGAATTAAAAGTTAGTACATATAGATATTTCAAAGATATCGAAAAAGATAACTTAGATTCAGAAAAATTATTAGCAGATTTATATGCAGAGAATAAATAA
- the nagA gene encoding N-acetylglucosamine-6-phosphate deacetylase produces the protein MKKAIVNGELFIGNRFYKDRVLVFENEKIVDILDASELEKEYRNIEVIDAKGCYVTPGFIDLQLNGCGGVLFNDDISEKTLEIMYKTNLKFGCTSFTPTLITTSDENILKAISLVENVDKEKYGVVGLHIEGPYINVEKKGIHNPKFIRATEDKIIDRIIEAGKENVRIITLAPEKTDKKVISKLHKAGINVALGHTNGTYEELKEKEGYGVTLATHLYNGMSSFNHRNPGAVGAIFDSDICAGIIVDGFHCHYSAIKSAIKIMGERLFLVTDAVSPVGTDMEYFYFEGNKVYYKDGKCFGEDGTLGGSALTMDMGVKNLVKHCDITLEEAIRMATLYPAKAVKIDDRYGKLQPEYFADIVFLDKHLNLKKVIAKGIEY, from the coding sequence ATGAAAAAAGCGATAGTAAATGGAGAGTTATTTATAGGAAATAGATTCTATAAAGATAGAGTATTAGTATTTGAAAATGAAAAAATAGTAGATATATTAGATGCAAGTGAATTAGAGAAAGAGTACAGAAATATTGAAGTTATAGATGCTAAGGGGTGTTATGTTACCCCTGGATTTATAGATTTACAATTGAATGGTTGTGGTGGAGTACTGTTTAATGATGATATTAGTGAAAAAACATTAGAGATTATGTATAAAACAAATTTAAAATTTGGTTGTACATCATTTACTCCTACTCTTATTACTACAAGTGATGAAAATATATTAAAAGCTATATCTTTAGTGGAAAATGTAGATAAAGAAAAATATGGAGTAGTAGGTTTACATATAGAGGGACCATATATCAATGTTGAAAAGAAAGGAATACATAATCCAAAATTTATAAGAGCAACTGAAGATAAGATTATAGATAGAATAATAGAAGCTGGAAAGGAAAATGTAAGAATAATCACTTTAGCTCCAGAAAAAACTGATAAAAAAGTAATTTCAAAACTTCATAAAGCTGGAATCAATGTAGCTTTAGGTCATACTAATGGAACTTATGAAGAATTAAAAGAAAAAGAGGGGTATGGAGTAACTTTAGCTACACATCTATATAATGGAATGTCATCATTTAACCATAGAAATCCAGGAGCAGTGGGAGCTATATTTGATAGCGATATCTGTGCTGGTATAATAGTTGATGGTTTTCATTGCCACTATTCAGCTATAAAGTCAGCTATAAAAATTATGGGAGAGAGATTATTTTTAGTGACAGATGCTGTTTCTCCTGTTGGAACTGATATGGAATACTTCTATTTTGAAGGCAATAAGGTATATTACAAAGATGGAAAATGTTTTGGAGAGGATGGAACACTTGGTGGTTCTGCATTAACTATGGATATGGGAGTAAAAAACTTAGTAAAACACTGTGATATTACATTGGAAGAAGCTATAAGAATGGCAACTCTATATCCAGCTAAAGCTGTAAAGATAGATGATAGATATGGAAAACTTCAACCAGAATATTTTGCTGATATAGTTTTCCTAGATAAACATTTGAATTTGAAGAAGGTAATTGCTAAGGGAATAGAGTATTAA
- a CDS encoding ATP-binding protein — MIERKNYLDRIKPFIDKDIIKVLTGIRRCGKSVMLKLIKEELVKNGRSKEQFITLNFENLKNKPYCTAQALNDYIIERAKPNQKNYIFLDEIQEVEEWEKCINSLRVDEDYDFDIYITGSNAKLLSGELATYLAGRYVEFIIYPFSFQEFIESLKLFQENITPQEAFKKYIKYGGMPFLNNLNYSLEASMQYLKDLYSSIILKDITQRNNIRDTDLLERIILYILMNVGNTFSATSISKFFKSENRKASPETILNYIRACEEAMLIYKVQRDDLIGKKILNINEKYYIADHGIRQAIFESNERDINQIFENIIFLELLRKGYSVKVGKLNDLEIDFIATKNEERVYIQVAYLLASPETIEREFGVLEKIQDNFPKYVISMDMFDMSRNGIKHFNIIDFLLDK; from the coding sequence ATGATTGAAAGAAAAAATTATCTCGATAGAATAAAGCCTTTTATTGATAAAGATATTATAAAAGTTTTAACTGGTATAAGAAGATGTGGAAAATCTGTTATGTTAAAACTAATTAAAGAGGAGTTAGTTAAAAATGGTAGAAGTAAAGAGCAGTTTATAACTTTGAATTTTGAAAATTTAAAAAATAAACCTTATTGTACTGCCCAAGCTCTTAATGATTACATTATAGAAAGAGCAAAACCAAATCAAAAAAACTATATATTTCTTGACGAAATACAAGAGGTAGAGGAATGGGAAAAATGTATAAACTCCCTAAGAGTAGATGAAGACTACGATTTTGATATCTATATAACAGGTTCTAATGCCAAATTACTTTCTGGAGAGTTAGCTACATATTTAGCTGGTAGGTATGTAGAGTTTATAATTTATCCATTCTCTTTTCAAGAGTTTATAGAGAGTTTAAAACTATTTCAAGAAAATATTACACCACAAGAAGCTTTTAAAAAGTATATAAAATATGGAGGAATGCCCTTTCTTAATAATCTAAATTATAGTTTAGAGGCAAGTATGCAATATCTAAAAGATTTATATTCATCTATTATTTTAAAGGATATCACTCAAAGAAATAATATAAGAGATACTGATCTACTTGAAAGAATTATATTATATATTCTAATGAATGTAGGGAATACTTTTTCAGCTACATCCATATCTAAATTTTTTAAAAGTGAAAACAGAAAAGCTTCTCCAGAAACAATTTTAAATTATATTAGAGCTTGTGAAGAAGCTATGCTCATATATAAAGTTCAAAGAGATGATTTGATAGGAAAGAAAATTTTAAATATAAATGAAAAATATTATATAGCAGACCATGGCATACGTCAAGCCATCTTTGAAAGTAATGAAAGAGATATCAATCAAATTTTTGAAAATATTATATTCTTGGAATTACTGAGAAAAGGTTATAGTGTAAAGGTTGGAAAACTCAACGACTTAGAAATTGATTTTATCGCTACCAAAAATGAAGAGAGAGTATATATTCAAGTAGCTTATCTTTTAGCTTCTCCAGAAACAATTGAAAGAGAGTTTGGAGTCTTAGAGAAAATTCAAGATAATTTTCCTAAGTATGTTATCTCTATGGATATGTTTGACATGTCAAGGAACGGAATTAAGCATTTTAATATAATAGATTTTTTATTAGATAAATAG
- a CDS encoding tyrosine-type recombinase/integrase has product MDIIKKEETRLDTPRRKKREKENRKSIFEIYRSQKTIKDYLFYLKDFLQYIYEGENIRSDELIDLMKNIEKQDVEDYLTHLIEDRKMKKTSVNKVISALKSLYKEMEKNGYPNPFKYIELFKISRNIDNILKLSAEDIKNIIGQYIVKGEKEYRNIIILYTLFYTGMRSSELINLKFKHLLSREGSYFIKLEETKSGKEQYKSIYPTLVEKLLEYKKYKQLFFSISDEVIEEQYIFNSSIEKNTKLSYRALYDIIQNFGKIIGKDISPHNIRHAVATELSLNGADILEIRDFLGHSDTRVTEIYINAKSVLEKRVLEKLPVLEKNNNK; this is encoded by the coding sequence ATGGATATTATAAAAAAAGAGGAAACAAGATTAGATACACCTCGTAGAAAAAAAAGAGAGAAAGAAAATAGAAAAAGTATTTTTGAAATCTATCGTTCTCAAAAAACTATAAAGGATTATCTTTTTTATCTTAAAGATTTTTTACAATACATCTATGAAGGTGAGAATATCAGATCAGATGAATTAATCGATTTAATGAAAAATATAGAAAAGCAAGATGTAGAAGATTATCTTACGCATTTAATAGAGGATCGAAAAATGAAAAAAACATCTGTAAATAAAGTTATTTCTGCTTTAAAATCTTTATATAAAGAGATGGAAAAAAATGGATATCCTAATCCATTTAAATATATAGAACTATTTAAAATCTCTAGAAACATTGATAATATATTAAAACTTTCTGCCGAAGACATAAAAAATATTATAGGACAATATATTGTAAAAGGAGAAAAAGAATATAGAAATATAATTATACTTTATACACTTTTTTATACAGGAATGAGAAGTTCTGAATTAATAAATTTAAAGTTTAAGCATCTACTTAGTAGAGAAGGAAGTTATTTTATAAAATTAGAAGAAACTAAAAGTGGTAAAGAACAATATAAATCTATATATCCAACATTAGTAGAAAAGTTACTAGAATATAAAAAATATAAACAGCTATTTTTTTCTATTTCTGATGAAGTTATCGAAGAACAATATATCTTTAATAGTTCTATTGAAAAAAATACAAAATTATCATATAGAGCCCTTTATGATATAATCCAAAATTTTGGAAAAATTATAGGAAAAGATATTAGCCCACACAATATACGTCATGCTGTAGCAACAGAACTTTCCTTAAATGGAGCAGACATATTAGAGATAAGAGATTTCCTTGGACACTCTGATACAAGAGTCACAGAGATATATATTAATGCTAAATCTGTATTAGAGAAAAGAGTTTTAGAAAAACTTCCTGTTTTAGAAAAAAATAATAATAAATAA
- a CDS encoding pseudouridine synthase: MRLDKFLTECGLGSRRDVKKLLDSGKIKVNNITIKNPQTNIKENIDKISYGENILEYKKFRYYIMNKKEGYITATEDPKEKTVMELLPEWVIKKELAPVGRLDKDTEGLLLFTNDGKLAHSLLSPKKHVDKTYYAKLEKTIGEEAIKKLEEGIDIGGYITQPAKAKITGEKEIELTIREGKFHQVKKMLEAVNNKVIYLKRLTFGKLELKDMESGEVREVNLDDIV, encoded by the coding sequence ATGAGATTAGATAAGTTTTTAACAGAGTGTGGATTAGGGAGTAGAAGAGATGTAAAAAAACTCTTAGATAGTGGAAAAATAAAAGTAAATAACATTACAATAAAAAATCCTCAGACTAATATAAAAGAAAATATAGATAAAATATCATATGGTGAAAATATATTAGAATATAAAAAATTTAGATATTATATAATGAATAAAAAAGAAGGATATATTACAGCTACCGAGGATCCTAAAGAAAAAACTGTAATGGAATTACTTCCAGAGTGGGTAATAAAAAAGGAATTAGCTCCAGTAGGGAGATTAGATAAGGATACTGAAGGGTTGTTATTATTTACTAACGATGGTAAATTAGCTCACTCTTTACTATCTCCAAAAAAGCATGTAGATAAAACTTACTATGCTAAGTTAGAAAAGACTATAGGAGAAGAGGCGATTAAAAAATTAGAAGAGGGAATAGATATAGGAGGATATATCACTCAACCAGCAAAAGCAAAGATTACTGGAGAAAAGGAGATAGAGCTTACAATTAGGGAAGGAAAATTCCATCAAGTGAAAAAAATGTTAGAAGCTGTAAACAATAAAGTAATCTACCTTAAAAGATTAACTTTTGGAAAATTAGAATTAAAAGATATGGAATCAGGAGAAGTAAGAGAGGTTAATTTAGATGATATTGTCTAA
- a CDS encoding LytTR family transcriptional regulator DNA-binding domain-containing protein — translation MKIGINVENNLKIILEEIFNYEFIDLRESFIISADLKIVIIDFEANNFYEYLLEYRKNNLKIIVLLGEKDIKEMRKLFLSGLIDDCFAKKDIFQLEESIINLETKTENVKEFCLTDTFKKGFYNISEINFITYSSVSRRTEFHLNNSEIFDIKKNFSEIEEKLVKIEVFFKLDRGTIINLEAIKILDYKEEVIIFKDKSFLYTSKAKLKMLEVKYLSLKNKFFI, via the coding sequence ATGAAAATTGGAATTAATGTAGAAAATAACTTAAAAATTATATTAGAAGAGATCTTTAACTATGAATTCATTGATTTAAGGGAAAGTTTTATAATATCAGCAGATTTAAAAATAGTTATAATAGATTTTGAAGCAAATAATTTTTATGAATATTTATTAGAATATAGAAAAAATAATCTTAAGATAATTGTCCTGTTAGGAGAAAAAGATATAAAAGAGATGAGAAAACTTTTCCTGAGTGGACTTATAGATGATTGCTTTGCTAAAAAAGATATATTTCAACTTGAAGAAAGTATAATTAATTTAGAAACAAAAACTGAAAATGTTAAAGAATTTTGTTTAACAGATACTTTTAAAAAAGGCTTTTATAATATCTCTGAAATAAACTTTATTACATATTCAAGTGTCAGTAGACGTACAGAGTTCCATTTAAATAATTCAGAAATTTTTGATATAAAGAAAAATTTTTCTGAAATTGAAGAAAAATTAGTAAAAATTGAAGTATTTTTTAAATTAGATAGAGGAACAATTATTAATTTAGAAGCAATTAAAATTTTAGATTATAAGGAAGAGGTAATTATTTTTAAAGATAAAAGTTTTCTCTATACAAGTAAGGCAAAGTTAAAAATGCTAGAAGTAAAATATCTATCTTTAAAAAATAAGTTTTTTATATGA